The nucleotide window GGAAGAGGCGGGTGTCGTCCGGGCGCATACCGGTGCGGATTGCGGTTGCGAGCTCAGCGTCGCTGTAGTCCGCCACATTCCCGTCCGCGTGCGGTGTGATGTTGCTGGATACCGAAACTCCCCAGGGACCCTCGAATCTCAACCCGCCTGCGCCAGCCTGATTCTCATAGTCGAAGCGGCCTTTTACCATCGGTGTGTGGCATTCGAGGCAGTGGCCCGCGGGGCCTGCGAGATAGGCGCCGTAATCGAGAATGTTTTCCGGACGCGGTTCGGGAACGGAGCCGACCGGCGGTCCGTATGCAGGGGGCAGAGGAATGCGGTATTCGGACTTCGGAACCGCGTTGGAGATCGCTGGAACCTGCATCACGTAGGTCGCGATTGCCTCGACGTCCCTGTCGGAAAGGTGGCGGTACATGCCGAACGGCATGGGTGGCCCGATCAGGCTGCCGTCCGGGCGGATGCCGTCACGGATCGCCCGGACCAGCTCTGCCTTTGTCCAGCTTCCGATACCGGTTTCCCTGTCCGGTGTGATGTTCGAGGCGAATGCGGTGAATTCCGGCGTGTCGGCGATGATCGTGCCGGCAAACTCCTGCCCCGGGGCAGGGCCTTTCGGCGTCTGTGGCGTGTGGCAGTTGCCGCACGCTACGATGCCATTAACGAGATACGCGCCGCGTTCAAGAAGTGTCTCTGCGACAGCGTGGCTGGCGGTGCCAGCCAGGACAGCCAGCATCAGGATCAAGATCCGCATTTGTGAAGCCCCGCCGGAGGATTGTTATTTTTGTTTACCAGTCCACGATAGCGGGTTGAGTGCATGGCGTCCAACTGGATCCATGGTTTGAAATAAGCGGTTACGGTGCGTGCCAGAGATGCTGGTATTCCCGGAACTCCACTGTTACAAAACTCGTCCGCTCTCGCTGAAAATGGCGAAAAGCGGTCGATTCGATTACTGGGAGAAGAACAATGGCCGGCACATGGAGCCCCGACAGCTGGCGCGGCAAACCGATCAAGCAAGTTCCGTCCTATCCGGACGCGGCCCGTGTTGCGGCTGTAGAGAAAGAACTGAGCGGTTATCCGACCCTGGTTTTTGCAGGGGAAGCGCAGCGACTGAAAGCATCGCTGGGCAAGGTCGCACGTGGCGAGGCCTTCCTGCTGCAGGGCGGGGATTGTGCCGAGAGCTTTGCCGAATTCTCCCCGAACAACATCCGTGACACCTTCCGGGTGCTGCTGCAGATGGCGGTGGTGCTGACCTTCGGTGCGGGTATGCCGGTTGTGAAAGTTGGACGGCTTGCCGGTCAGTTCGCCAAGCCCCGCTCGTCCGATGTGGAGACCATCGACGGCGTCGAGCTGCCGAGCTATCGCGGTGATATGGTCAATGGCATCGAGTTCACCGAAGCTGACCGCATTCCCGATCCGGACCGGTTGCTGAAGGTCTATAACCAGTCTGCTTCGACGCTGAACCTGCTGCGCGCTTTCGCTCAGGGTGGTTTCGCCAATCTGGAACAGATCCATCGCTGGACCTTGAGCTTTGTCGAGAACTCGCCGCAGGGGGAGCGTTTCGAAAGCGTGGTCTCTCGTATCGATGAAGCGCTTGAATTCATGCGGGCCTGCGGCATCACGGCAGAGAACAACCAGCAGCTCCGCGAGACTGAATTCTATACAAGCCATGAGGCTCTGCTGCTCGGCTATGAGCAGGCGCTGACCCGCAAGGACACCATCACCGAACATGGCGGCTGGTATAACACCGCCGCGCACATGCTCTGGGTTGGCGACCGGACCCGTCAGCTGGATGGCGCGCATGTCGAGTATCTGCGGGGGATTTCCAACCCGATCGGTATGAAGTGCGGGCCGAGCCTCGAGACCGATGACATGCTGAAGCTGATCGATGTCCTGAACCCGCAGAACGAGCCGGGCCGCCTGACCATGATCGTGCGCGTCGGCGCGGGCGAGGTGGACAAGCATCTGCCGCGCTTCATTCGTGCCGTCGAGCGTGAGGGCAAGAACGTCGTCTGGTCCTGCGATCCGATGCACGGCAATACGATCAAGGCTTCCAGCGGCTACAAAACCCGGCCGTTCGATCGCATTCTTGGCGAGGTGAAGGAATTCTTTGAAGTGCACCAGGCCGAAGGCACTCATGCCGGCGGCGTGCATTTCGAGCTGACCGGGCAGGACGTCACCGAATGTATCGGCGGCGCCCAGGCAATCACCGACGATGCTTTGGCTGACCGCTATCACACCCATTGCGACCCGCGTCTGAATGCATCTCAATCGTTGGAGCTTGCTTTCCTGATTGCGGATATGATGAAGCAGAGCCGTTTGAACGGCAGCGCTGCCAGTATGGCTGCTGCTTCCTGACAAGGCTGAATGGGGTTGGGGTTCATGGACGGCTCTGAAGGTATTGCGTCTCTGACAGGGGACGATACACCGCGGACGGTGAGCCATCCTGCGGAATCCGATCTGCCGCGTTTCGTCGACAAATACTTCCTTCGCACCAAGGAGGTGGTCGCGAAGTTCGGCGACGTCGATGTCACCTATGCCGTTTTCATGCGGCGCCCGGTGACATCGGCTCCCAGGCTCGCGATGCAATGGCTGGAGCGGATGGCCAAGGCGCGTGACGTGGAGCTCAAGGTCGACCTGAAGCAGAAGGAAGGCTCATGGGTCGGTGCAGGCGAGCCGATCATGTATGTCTCCGGATCGCTTTATCACCTGATCGATCTGGAAACCCAGTTCCTGCAGAAGCTCGGTGCCTGCTGCGTCGCTGCCTACAATTCCTACGTGATGTGCGCGGAGATGCCGAAGACCGCGTTTCTTGCCATGGACGCCCGGCACTGCGCCGGTACCGAAATGGCGGAAATGATGGCCTATGGGGCCAGCGTGGGCTCCGCCAAGGCGCAGCGCAAGCTGAACGCGGTCGGGTTCATTGGCAACGCTTCGGACGAAACAGCGCATTTCTTTGCCAAGGACCGGGGCTACGGCACCATGCCGCATGCCCTGATCGGCTATGCCGGCTCGACAGTGCGGGCGGCGGAAATGTTCCACGAGACTCACCCGGAAGAAAACCTGACGGTTCTGGTGGATTATTTTGGCCAGGAATTCACTGATGCTCTGGCGGTTTGCCGGCGCTTCCCGGAACTGGCGGCGGCCGGCAAGGTATCGGTTCGGCTCGACACACACGGTGGGCGCTATGTCGAGGGCATGGATATCGGCATGTCCTATCAGGTGCTCGACCGGACGGCCCCGCAGGCAATTCGCGGATACCGAACGGACAACGAGCTGCGTTACCTGATCGGTACCGGCGTTTCGGCGGCAGCGATCTGGCATATGCGCGAGCGTCTTGACCGGGATGGCTTCAAGGCGGTGAAGATCGTCGCCTCCAGCGGCTTCTCCCCGGAAAAATGCCGGGTCATGGCGCTGGCCGATGCCCCCATTGACGTTATCGGCACGGGCTCCTATCTCCCAGAGAAGTGGAGCGAGACCTATGCGACCGCCGACATCGTGCGTTACGGTAGCGAAGAGCGCGTCAAGGTCGGGCGCGAGTTCCTGTTGGACAAA belongs to Nisaea sp. and includes:
- a CDS encoding class II 3-deoxy-7-phosphoheptulonate synthase, whose translation is MAGTWSPDSWRGKPIKQVPSYPDAARVAAVEKELSGYPTLVFAGEAQRLKASLGKVARGEAFLLQGGDCAESFAEFSPNNIRDTFRVLLQMAVVLTFGAGMPVVKVGRLAGQFAKPRSSDVETIDGVELPSYRGDMVNGIEFTEADRIPDPDRLLKVYNQSASTLNLLRAFAQGGFANLEQIHRWTLSFVENSPQGERFESVVSRIDEALEFMRACGITAENNQQLRETEFYTSHEALLLGYEQALTRKDTITEHGGWYNTAAHMLWVGDRTRQLDGAHVEYLRGISNPIGMKCGPSLETDDMLKLIDVLNPQNEPGRLTMIVRVGAGEVDKHLPRFIRAVEREGKNVVWSCDPMHGNTIKASSGYKTRPFDRILGEVKEFFEVHQAEGTHAGGVHFELTGQDVTECIGGAQAITDDALADRYHTHCDPRLNASQSLELAFLIADMMKQSRLNGSAASMAAAS
- a CDS encoding c-type cytochrome codes for the protein MRILILMLAVLAGTASHAVAETLLERGAYLVNGIVACGNCHTPQTPKGPAPGQEFAGTIIADTPEFTAFASNITPDRETGIGSWTKAELVRAIRDGIRPDGSLIGPPMPFGMYRHLSDRDVEAIATYVMQVPAISNAVPKSEYRIPLPPAYGPPVGSVPEPRPENILDYGAYLAGPAGHCLECHTPMVKGRFDYENQAGAGGLRFEGPWGVSVSSNITPHADGNVADYSDAELATAIRTGMRPDDTRLFPPMGVFYYNSINDRDMAALVAFIRTLPPKESAR
- a CDS encoding nicotinate phosphoribosyltransferase, producing MDGSEGIASLTGDDTPRTVSHPAESDLPRFVDKYFLRTKEVVAKFGDVDVTYAVFMRRPVTSAPRLAMQWLERMAKARDVELKVDLKQKEGSWVGAGEPIMYVSGSLYHLIDLETQFLQKLGACCVAAYNSYVMCAEMPKTAFLAMDARHCAGTEMAEMMAYGASVGSAKAQRKLNAVGFIGNASDETAHFFAKDRGYGTMPHALIGYAGSTVRAAEMFHETHPEENLTVLVDYFGQEFTDALAVCRRFPELAAAGKVSVRLDTHGGRYVEGMDIGMSYQVLDRTAPQAIRGYRTDNELRYLIGTGVSAAAIWHMRERLDRDGFKAVKIVASSGFSPEKCRVMALADAPIDVIGTGSYLPEKWSETYATADIVRYGSEERVKVGREFLLDKTR